One genomic segment of Kosmotoga arenicorallina S304 includes these proteins:
- a CDS encoding 2-oxoacid:ferredoxin oxidoreductase subunit beta yields the protein MSTTKLLTYLRQDRMPHVWCPGCGNGVIMKAFVNAVDRLSLEPDRIAVISGIGCSSRVTGYLNFNTMHTLHGRAIAFATGVKLSRPEFKVVVMGGDGDILAIGGNHFIHACRRNIDLTVIIFNNSIYGMTGGQYSPTTPEETYASTAPYGNIEDQFDTVKLAINSGATYVARSTVYHYIQAVQYIQNGLKHKGMSVIEIMTNCHTYFGRYNGMPEPVQMLTYFKENAVPLKKAEKMSQDELDRKIIIGEFVNIEKETYNEKYEQLKTKLAFTEKE from the coding sequence ATGTCAACGACTAAACTGCTGACTTATTTACGTCAGGATAGGATGCCCCATGTCTGGTGTCCGGGCTGTGGTAACGGCGTTATAATGAAAGCCTTTGTCAATGCTGTGGACCGTCTATCTTTGGAACCCGATAGGATCGCCGTTATCTCAGGAATTGGTTGCTCATCGCGTGTAACCGGCTATTTGAATTTCAACACCATGCACACATTGCATGGAAGGGCTATTGCCTTTGCAACCGGCGTCAAACTTTCAAGGCCGGAATTCAAAGTGGTGGTTATGGGTGGTGATGGAGACATTCTGGCTATTGGGGGCAATCACTTCATTCATGCCTGCCGAAGGAATATTGACCTGACTGTCATCATCTTCAACAACAGCATTTACGGGATGACCGGCGGTCAGTATTCTCCTACAACGCCAGAGGAGACTTATGCTTCTACTGCTCCATATGGGAATATCGAAGATCAATTTGATACGGTGAAACTGGCTATTAACTCGGGTGCAACTTATGTGGCGCGCAGCACCGTATATCACTATATTCAGGCAGTGCAGTACATTCAGAACGGTCTCAAGCACAAAGGGATGTCAGTCATTGAGATAATGACAAATTGCCACACCTATTTTGGTAGATACAACGGAATGCCTGAACCAGTGCAGATGCTCACTTACTTCAAGGAAAATGCGGTTCCCCTGAAAAAGGCCGAGAAGATGTCGCAGGACGAGCTCGATAGAAAAATAATCATCGGTGAGTTCGTTAACATAGAAAAAGAAACCTACAACGAGAAATACGAGCAATTAAAGACAAAATTGGCCTTCACGGAGAAGGAGTGA